Genomic DNA from Thermobifida alba:
TTGCCGGGAGTCCTCCCGGCGCCCGGCGGAGGCCGTGCGGTCTCGGACCGCACGGCCTCCGCCATGCCTGACACGGTCAGAGAGAAACTTCACCGCCCTGGGAGGGGACCTGTGAGCAGTGCCTTCGACGACCTCCTCGCCGCGAACGAGGACTACGTCCGCTCCTTCGACCTGGCTGGCCTCCAGCCCGTGGCCGCACGTGGACTGGCCCTGGTGACCTGCATGGACTCGCGTATCGAGCCGCTGGAGATGCTGGGCCTGAAGCCCGGCGACGCCAAGATCCTGCGCAACGCCGGCGCCCGGGTCACCGACGACACCCTGCGCACCCTGGTCCTGGCGGTGTACCTGCTGGGGGTGAACCGGGTCATCGTGCTGCCCCACACCCGGTGC
This window encodes:
- a CDS encoding beta-class carbonic anhydrase; its protein translation is MSSAFDDLLAANEDYVRSFDLAGLQPVAARGLALVTCMDSRIEPLEMLGLKPGDAKILRNAGARVTDDTLRTLVLAVYLLGVNRVIVLPHTRCKMASVSGDAEVHDTIAARYGVDTRSLEFHTDNDQIGALRHDLERIRHHPLLPADLPVLGALYDVDTGRVTPVDA